Proteins encoded together in one Drosophila albomicans strain 15112-1751.03 chromosome 2R, ASM965048v2, whole genome shotgun sequence window:
- the LOC117574042 gene encoding histone-arginine methyltransferase CARMER isoform X2 — MSTSSAVVAAAAEQNNKCAAAANVAVAATNSVAAALCPLSNCQFTGVVISAISDEQKLEFNNIYKSSCTLSCSYDSQGVLLRIMLDNDLGRVLKEYMISADTDAAQLGKRCYAISLDAENLVLRFSSDQDQLLFRKVVENVKHLRPKSVFSQRTEESSASQYFQFYGYLSQQQNMMQDYVRTSTYQRAILGNSVDFQDKVVLDVGAGSGILSFFAVQAGAAKVYAIEASNMAQYAQQLVESNNVQHKISVIPGKIEEIELPEKVDVIISEPMGYMLYNERMLETYLHARKWLKPHGKMYPTHGDLHIAPFSDESLYLEQYNKANFWYQSAFHGVDLTTLHKEGMKEYFRQPIVDTFDMRICMAKSVRHVCDFLNDKEDDLHVIDIPLEFHIMQTGICHGLAFWFDVEFSGSSQHVWLSTSPIAPLTHWYQVRCLLPMPIFIKQGQTLTGRVLLEANRRQSYDVTIDLHIEGTLISSSNTLDLKNPYFRYTGAPVQAPPGTNTQSPSEQYWTTMDTTQGNRNCSN, encoded by the exons atgtCCACAAGCAGCGCCGTagtcgctgccgccgccgaGCAGAACAATAAAtgtgctgccgctgccaacgtcgctgtcgctgccacgAACAGCGTCGCTGCGGCGCTTTGTCCGCTGAGCAACTGCCAATTTACGGGCGTCGTAATCAGCGCCATTTCCGATGAGCAGAAGCTGGAGTTCAACAACATATACAAGAGCAGCTGTACGCTCAGCTGCAGCTACGATTCCCAAGGCGTTTTGCTGCGCATCATGCTAG ATAATGATCTGGGACGTGTGCTAAAGGAATACATGATATCAGCGGACACGGATGCCGCACAGCTCGGCAAACGTTGTTACGCCATCTCGCTGGATGCCGAGAATTTGGTGTTGCGCTTCAGCAGTGATCAGGATCAGCTGCTCTTTCGTAAAGTCGTCGAGAATGTGAAGCACCTGCGCCCCAAGTCTGTGTTCTCGCAACGAACTGAAGAGTCCTCGGCCTCGCAATACTTTCAATTCTATGGCTATCTGAGTCAACAGCAGAACATGATGCAGGATTACGTGCGCACCTCAACGTATCAACGTGCCATTCTTGGCAACTCGGTTGATTTCCAGGATAAGGTTGTGCTCGATGTGGGCGCCGGCTCGGGGATATTATCCTTCTTTGCTGTGCAAGCTGGCGCTGCGAAAGTATATGCCATTGAGGCATCGAATATGGCGCAATATGCTCAGCAGCTGGTGGAATCGAATAATGTGCAGCACAAGATCTCAGTGATCCCGGGCAAGATTGAGGAGATTGAATTGCCCGAGAAAGTGGATGTGATCATCTCTGAGCCCATGGGTTATATGCTGTACAATGAGCGTATGCTCGAAACGTATTTGCATGCGCGTAAATGGTTGAAGCCACATGGCAAAATGTATCCAACGCATGGTGATTTGCACATTGCACCGTTCTCGGATGAATCGCTGTACTTGGAGCAGTACAATAAGGCGAACTTTTGGTATCAATCGGCGTTTCATGGCGTCGATCTGACCACACTGCACAAGGAGGGCATGAAGGAGTATTTCCGTCAGCCAATCGTGGACACTTTTGATATGCGCATCTGCATGGCAAAGTCGGTGCGACATGTGTGTGATTTTCTCAACGATAAGGAGGATGATTTGCACGTAATTG ATATCCCGCTTGAGTTTCACATAATGCAGACTGGCATCTGCCATGGACTCGCTTTCTGGTTTGATGTTGAGTTCAGCGGCAGCAGTCAACACGTCTGGCTGTCCACCTCTCCCATTGCACCCTTGACGCATTGGTATCAAGTGCGTTGTCTGCTGCCCATGCCCATCTTCATTAAGCAGGGCCAAACGTTGACGGGTCGTGTGCTATTGGAGGCCAATCGCCGGCAATCGTATGATGTGACCATTGATCTGCACATCGAGGGCACGTTGATATCGTCGAGCAATACTTTGGACTTGAAGAATCCGTATTTTCGGTACACGGGGGCGCCGGTGCAAGCGCCGCCGGGGACTAATACTCAGAGCCCATCGGAGCAGTATTGGACTACGATGGACACCACGCAGGGCAATCGTAATTGTAG CAACTAG
- the LOC117574042 gene encoding histone-arginine methyltransferase CARMER isoform X1: protein MSTSSAVVAAAAEQNNKCAAAANVAVAATNSVAAALCPLSNCQFTGVVISAISDEQKLEFNNIYKSSCTLSCSYDSQGVLLRIMLDNDLGRVLKEYMISADTDAAQLGKRCYAISLDAENLVLRFSSDQDQLLFRKVVENVKHLRPKSVFSQRTEESSASQYFQFYGYLSQQQNMMQDYVRTSTYQRAILGNSVDFQDKVVLDVGAGSGILSFFAVQAGAAKVYAIEASNMAQYAQQLVESNNVQHKISVIPGKIEEIELPEKVDVIISEPMGYMLYNERMLETYLHARKWLKPHGKMYPTHGDLHIAPFSDESLYLEQYNKANFWYQSAFHGVDLTTLHKEGMKEYFRQPIVDTFDMRICMAKSVRHVCDFLNDKEDDLHVIDIPLEFHIMQTGICHGLAFWFDVEFSGSSQHVWLSTSPIAPLTHWYQVRCLLPMPIFIKQGQTLTGRVLLEANRRQSYDVTIDLHIEGTLISSSNTLDLKNPYFRYTGAPVQAPPGTNTQSPSEQYWTTMDTTQGNRNSTSMLNGSLSVNGMGDAGMDITHGLMHPH, encoded by the exons atgtCCACAAGCAGCGCCGTagtcgctgccgccgccgaGCAGAACAATAAAtgtgctgccgctgccaacgtcgctgtcgctgccacgAACAGCGTCGCTGCGGCGCTTTGTCCGCTGAGCAACTGCCAATTTACGGGCGTCGTAATCAGCGCCATTTCCGATGAGCAGAAGCTGGAGTTCAACAACATATACAAGAGCAGCTGTACGCTCAGCTGCAGCTACGATTCCCAAGGCGTTTTGCTGCGCATCATGCTAG ATAATGATCTGGGACGTGTGCTAAAGGAATACATGATATCAGCGGACACGGATGCCGCACAGCTCGGCAAACGTTGTTACGCCATCTCGCTGGATGCCGAGAATTTGGTGTTGCGCTTCAGCAGTGATCAGGATCAGCTGCTCTTTCGTAAAGTCGTCGAGAATGTGAAGCACCTGCGCCCCAAGTCTGTGTTCTCGCAACGAACTGAAGAGTCCTCGGCCTCGCAATACTTTCAATTCTATGGCTATCTGAGTCAACAGCAGAACATGATGCAGGATTACGTGCGCACCTCAACGTATCAACGTGCCATTCTTGGCAACTCGGTTGATTTCCAGGATAAGGTTGTGCTCGATGTGGGCGCCGGCTCGGGGATATTATCCTTCTTTGCTGTGCAAGCTGGCGCTGCGAAAGTATATGCCATTGAGGCATCGAATATGGCGCAATATGCTCAGCAGCTGGTGGAATCGAATAATGTGCAGCACAAGATCTCAGTGATCCCGGGCAAGATTGAGGAGATTGAATTGCCCGAGAAAGTGGATGTGATCATCTCTGAGCCCATGGGTTATATGCTGTACAATGAGCGTATGCTCGAAACGTATTTGCATGCGCGTAAATGGTTGAAGCCACATGGCAAAATGTATCCAACGCATGGTGATTTGCACATTGCACCGTTCTCGGATGAATCGCTGTACTTGGAGCAGTACAATAAGGCGAACTTTTGGTATCAATCGGCGTTTCATGGCGTCGATCTGACCACACTGCACAAGGAGGGCATGAAGGAGTATTTCCGTCAGCCAATCGTGGACACTTTTGATATGCGCATCTGCATGGCAAAGTCGGTGCGACATGTGTGTGATTTTCTCAACGATAAGGAGGATGATTTGCACGTAATTG ATATCCCGCTTGAGTTTCACATAATGCAGACTGGCATCTGCCATGGACTCGCTTTCTGGTTTGATGTTGAGTTCAGCGGCAGCAGTCAACACGTCTGGCTGTCCACCTCTCCCATTGCACCCTTGACGCATTGGTATCAAGTGCGTTGTCTGCTGCCCATGCCCATCTTCATTAAGCAGGGCCAAACGTTGACGGGTCGTGTGCTATTGGAGGCCAATCGCCGGCAATCGTATGATGTGACCATTGATCTGCACATCGAGGGCACGTTGATATCGTCGAGCAATACTTTGGACTTGAAGAATCCGTATTTTCGGTACACGGGGGCGCCGGTGCAAGCGCCGCCGGGGACTAATACTCAGAGCCCATCGGAGCAGTATTGGACTACGATGGACACCACGCAGGGCAATCGTAATT CAACTAGCATGCTGAATGGCAGTCTGTCTGTTAATGGAATGGGAGATGCTGGCATGGACATCACCCATGGTCTAATGCATCCGCACTAG
- the LOC127566001 gene encoding uncharacterized protein LOC127566001: protein MSLSVCVFSCVLSSTDESLTVPSDNNIREKARITSRQTWQANDNDVVDVDVGILLANVLKQPSFHRKLMDQAPQQSQSQSQGKKTGLIINAIVTSPTTTKSLATKTQCLEIQL from the exons ATgtcactctctgtgtgtgtgttctcttGTGTGCTGTCCAGCACAGACGAGTCGTTGACTGTGCCAAGCGACAACAATATCCG TGAAAAGGCTCGAATTACAAGCAGGCAAACGTGGCAAGcaaacgacaacgacgtcgtcgacgtcgacgttggcATCCTTTTGGCCAACGTACTAAAGCAACCCTCTTTTCACCGCAAGTTAATGGACCAAGCTCCACaacagagtcagagtcagagtcagggCAAAAAAACAGGCCTGATTATCAACGCCATTGTCACATCTCCAACGACAACGAAGAGTcttgcaacaaaaacacaatgcCTGGAAATCCAATTATGA